In Silvanigrella paludirubra, the following are encoded in one genomic region:
- a CDS encoding substrate-binding periplasmic protein encodes MRIKLYLSLFIITLFCSNKLKAESINVAWNPWCPWMCDSDEKPGLSVEIVENAFKSQEIDVQFQKYNWALAVSEVRDGKINGLLAPAKLEAPDFIFPKEPVAYQQMCFYVKKDSTWEYKSIDSLKNISIAISQGAHYPGLMEYINKNSDKKNKIKNISTEDLFTIGFKNLLNNTYQALVLDYVTSDYYLKKNDLIDQVKKVGCLKTEYLYFALSPKNKEKSLKLSRIFDEYIANYKSTDFYQKLYDKYNVENWSQKK; translated from the coding sequence ATGCGGATTAAGTTGTATTTATCATTATTCATAATCACTTTATTTTGTAGCAATAAATTAAAAGCGGAATCTATTAATGTCGCATGGAATCCATGGTGCCCTTGGATGTGTGACTCAGATGAAAAACCTGGACTATCAGTTGAGATAGTGGAAAATGCATTTAAAAGTCAAGAAATTGATGTGCAATTTCAAAAATATAATTGGGCTTTAGCGGTGTCAGAAGTTCGTGATGGAAAAATTAATGGTTTACTTGCTCCTGCTAAACTTGAAGCTCCCGACTTTATTTTTCCGAAAGAACCTGTGGCTTATCAGCAAATGTGTTTTTATGTAAAAAAAGATAGCACTTGGGAATATAAAAGTATCGATTCTTTAAAAAATATTTCTATAGCTATTTCACAAGGTGCTCATTATCCTGGCCTTATGGAATATATAAATAAGAACAGCGATAAAAAAAATAAAATTAAAAATATTAGTACGGAAGATCTTTTTACAATAGGATTTAAAAACTTATTAAATAATACTTATCAAGCATTGGTTTTAGACTATGTTACTTCTGATTATTATTTAAAGAAAAATGACTTAATTGATCAGGTAAAAAAAGTAGGATGTCTTAAAACAGAATATTTATATTTTGCATTAAGTCCTAAAAATAAAGAAAAAAGCTTAAAATTATCTAGAATATTTGATGAATATATTGCGAACTATAAATCTACGGATTTTTACCAAAAATTATATGACAAATATAATGTTGAAAATTGGTCACAAAAAAAATAA
- a CDS encoding tetratricopeptide repeat protein yields the protein MDNSDLFKMFGLSPPDPFSTDLLIHVGETHNEIRLIIKHHLNKLGFNNVRTDRDGHASLAELKVKPAHIALEGDDLEVLNGYDMIKELNEDPAVYRPAFILVSKALNKAELMYALEMGIDDILIRPISQGDLLPKIRSAYSAFINPKNPERVYEFAKSKLRTEDYEQAFKVYEKLTQVSDKAARPYIGMARTKLALKQMDEALTYVNSGIAKNENYIHAYVVRADIYAAMNDDAKSLEDLKKALSLSPMNIIRYEGCTESLIKQNKIDECIQLLMIGTTAGLRHPYIIERLGYCYFVKKDYPNALKLLKDAVRLDPENVSFANSLAICYRDSKDFDKALQTYNQILKKQPDNHLVLFNKAITLVLWDKKDEAIKILRRILKIDANYTKAKDKLTELGASIEE from the coding sequence GTGGACAATTCTGATCTTTTTAAGATGTTTGGATTAAGTCCTCCAGACCCATTTAGTACAGACCTTCTCATTCATGTGGGTGAAACTCATAATGAAATTCGTTTAATCATCAAACACCATCTAAATAAATTAGGTTTTAATAATGTTAGGACAGATAGGGACGGTCATGCATCCTTAGCTGAACTGAAAGTAAAACCTGCACATATAGCTTTAGAAGGCGATGATCTTGAAGTTTTAAACGGCTATGATATGATAAAGGAACTTAATGAAGATCCTGCTGTCTATCGCCCTGCCTTTATTCTGGTTTCAAAAGCTTTAAATAAAGCAGAATTAATGTATGCCCTAGAAATGGGAATAGATGACATATTAATTCGTCCTATATCGCAAGGAGATTTGTTACCTAAAATTAGAAGTGCTTATAGTGCATTTATCAATCCAAAAAACCCTGAACGTGTTTATGAATTTGCAAAATCAAAATTACGTACTGAAGATTATGAGCAAGCTTTTAAAGTTTATGAAAAATTGACGCAAGTTTCAGATAAAGCAGCGCGCCCCTATATTGGAATGGCAAGGACAAAACTTGCCCTAAAACAAATGGATGAAGCGTTAACTTATGTAAATTCGGGTATCGCAAAAAATGAAAATTATATTCATGCTTATGTTGTCCGTGCAGATATATATGCAGCTATGAATGATGATGCAAAATCATTAGAGGATTTAAAAAAAGCGCTTTCGTTAAGCCCAATGAATATTATCCGTTATGAAGGCTGTACGGAATCTTTAATAAAACAAAATAAAATTGATGAATGTATTCAGCTTTTAATGATTGGAACAACGGCTGGATTAAGACATCCTTATATTATTGAAAGATTAGGTTATTGTTACTTTGTTAAAAAAGACTATCCTAATGCCCTAAAATTACTAAAAGATGCAGTACGGTTGGATCCTGAAAATGTGAGTTTTGCGAACTCGCTAGCAATTTGTTACCGAGATTCAAAAGATTTTGATAAAGCCTTACAAACCTATAATCAGATTTTGAAGAAACAACCCGATAACCATCTTGTCTTGTTTAATAAAGCAATTACCTTAGTTCTTTGGGATAAAAAAGATGAAGCGATTAAGATTTTAAGAAGAATCCTTAAAATTGATGCAAATTATACCAAAGCTAAGGATAAATTAACAGAATTAGGTGCCAGTATTGAAGAATGA
- a CDS encoding SDR family NAD(P)-dependent oxidoreductase: protein MSTEKWIIGTGFSRGIGFELAKVIKDNNYKIIHLGRGQCGFEDVFIWWDLLNPIKETPILELSKSLYGKSIAGFIYGAGVMPVLGVSESNRAEKHLFWQSQAEAMRVNYFSCAEIIEDILPFIMSKNDAQSSITPFVAHLSSLAAVDPFPGLELYGATKSACLLYFQWLSKRFAMDELTCLSVHPGAVLTDMVNNVIQNSPSDLEIVKIYKKMIQNKELMDPKRSAENIYNFLFTDSPMRNNSHGKLYLADKNEIFAYK from the coding sequence ATGAGTACTGAAAAGTGGATTATAGGAACAGGTTTTTCAAGAGGAATTGGATTTGAGTTAGCAAAAGTGATTAAGGATAATAATTATAAAATCATTCATCTTGGAAGAGGGCAATGTGGTTTTGAAGATGTGTTTATTTGGTGGGATTTATTAAATCCAATTAAGGAAACACCAATTTTAGAATTATCTAAAAGTTTATATGGAAAATCCATTGCAGGATTTATATACGGTGCGGGAGTAATGCCTGTTTTGGGAGTAAGTGAATCGAATCGAGCTGAAAAACACTTGTTCTGGCAATCTCAGGCAGAAGCTATGAGGGTGAATTATTTTTCTTGCGCTGAAATAATTGAAGATATCCTTCCTTTTATTATGAGCAAAAATGATGCTCAATCTAGCATTACTCCGTTTGTTGCTCATCTTTCTTCTTTGGCGGCTGTCGATCCTTTTCCTGGTTTGGAATTGTATGGAGCTACAAAATCAGCATGTTTATTATATTTTCAATGGTTGTCAAAACGTTTTGCCATGGATGAGCTAACCTGTCTTTCTGTTCATCCTGGAGCTGTTTTAACAGATATGGTAAATAATGTGATTCAAAATTCTCCTTCGGATTTAGAAATTGTAAAAATATATAAAAAAATGATACAAAATAAAGAATTAATGGATCCTAAAAGATCTGCTGAAAATATTTATAATTTTTTATTTACAGACTCTCCTATGAGAAATAATTCTCATGGAAAGCTTTATTTGGCAGATAAAAATGAAATATTTGCATATAAATAA
- a CDS encoding ATP-binding cassette domain-containing protein, with translation MFKKNNNNENNYLFYKIIFMRPHYKVYIFLISIIATIFSLMVPYYQKILLDNLLKINTLSIQNIFYKCLFFMFIFAFLSQLLFFIGKILSYGESNYIKKWLSDITYSKALRLKNDNKNKLSVGHSLSIYANDIHTASTLMDEVFPNIMSYVLPILMAPIAIIFILDMNPSLIFCLIFSILFLNFSFAFRQSKFFFKSKLHASNRLSYVNEWIQNIRIIRTLGWTRVIEKKIQDLRIVETKNRLQMVTNGTTMNSIGYSAPFFVNILSVYILVKVKGNDISAGQIFSLLWIFGVLLTRPMRMLPIMLVSFSDCFTSLKRIQSYWNQNLEEKSVNYSPEFDSNIKTNIIIKNLSYKIDGMLLLDNINLEIKSNEFIAIIGEIGSGKSLILQAILNIIKVNYSEFKINNKPVEEMSLSQIRSYFCYVPQDYFIINSNLRDNVAFEYNTSPYQDQRILDCLELSQFDIKNENMSFGLDTEIGERGVNLSGGQKQRVAIARACFSDRPIILLDDCLSALDVNTEDKINEVLFNSVWKNKIRILVTHRLSILSKCDKVLFIRNGKIIENGSFNEIYNRSESVRDFVSSISP, from the coding sequence ATGTTTAAAAAAAACAATAACAATGAAAATAATTATTTATTTTATAAAATTATTTTTATGAGGCCTCATTATAAGGTTTATATATTTTTAATTTCTATAATAGCAACTATATTCTCTCTTATGGTTCCTTATTATCAAAAAATATTATTAGATAATTTATTAAAAATAAATACATTATCAATTCAAAATATCTTTTATAAATGTTTGTTTTTTATGTTTATTTTTGCTTTTTTATCACAATTACTTTTTTTCATTGGTAAAATTTTAAGTTATGGTGAAAGTAATTATATAAAAAAATGGTTATCTGATATTACTTACTCTAAAGCTTTGAGATTAAAAAATGACAATAAAAATAAATTATCTGTAGGACATTCTTTATCAATATATGCTAATGATATTCATACAGCATCAACTTTAATGGATGAAGTATTTCCAAACATTATGTCATATGTATTGCCTATTTTAATGGCTCCGATTGCTATCATTTTTATATTGGATATGAATCCATCATTAATTTTTTGTCTTATTTTCTCTATCTTATTTTTAAATTTTTCTTTTGCATTTAGGCAAAGTAAGTTTTTTTTTAAAAGTAAGCTACATGCATCAAATCGTTTGAGTTATGTCAATGAATGGATTCAAAATATAAGAATAATTAGGACTCTTGGTTGGACAAGGGTAATAGAAAAAAAAATTCAAGATTTAAGAATAGTAGAAACAAAAAATAGATTGCAAATGGTTACTAATGGAACAACTATGAATTCCATTGGTTATTCAGCTCCATTTTTTGTAAATATTTTGTCTGTATATATTCTTGTTAAGGTTAAAGGCAATGATATTTCAGCTGGACAAATTTTTAGTCTTTTATGGATTTTTGGAGTTTTATTAACACGTCCTATGCGCATGTTGCCTATTATGCTTGTTTCATTTTCTGATTGTTTTACATCATTAAAAAGAATTCAATCTTATTGGAATCAAAATCTTGAAGAAAAAAGTGTAAATTACTCTCCTGAATTTGATTCCAATATAAAAACCAATATTATTATAAAAAATCTTTCTTATAAAATTGATGGTATGTTATTATTAGATAACATTAATTTAGAAATAAAATCAAATGAATTCATAGCTATAATTGGTGAAATTGGTTCTGGAAAAAGTCTTATTTTACAGGCTATATTAAATATCATAAAAGTTAATTATAGTGAATTTAAAATAAATAATAAGCCTGTTGAAGAGATGTCATTGAGTCAAATAAGATCTTATTTTTGTTATGTTCCTCAGGATTATTTTATTATTAATTCTAATTTAAGAGATAATGTTGCTTTTGAGTATAATACCTCTCCTTATCAAGATCAAAGAATATTAGATTGTTTAGAATTATCTCAATTTGATATTAAAAACGAAAACATGAGTTTTGGATTAGATACAGAAATTGGGGAGAGAGGTGTTAATTTATCTGGTGGTCAAAAGCAAAGAGTTGCAATTGCTAGAGCTTGTTTTTCAGATAGGCCAATTATTTTATTAGATGATTGCTTAAGTGCATTAGATGTAAATACAGAAGATAAAATTAATGAAGTTTTATTTAATTCAGTTTGGAAAAATAAAATTAGAATTCTCGTAACACATAGACTCTCAATTTTATCAAAGTGTGACAAAGTTTTATTTATAAGAAATGGAAAAATAATTGAAAATGGTTCTTTTAATGAGATTTACAATAGATCAGAATCTGTCAGAGATTTTGTTTCTTCGATATCTCCATAA
- a CDS encoding ABC transporter ATP-binding protein, with protein sequence MQKNNFINNEISFSGKYSSSIFQTISMSIKLYRNKFIFYIILGFLGRAFLLINANIIGKWADHLCRGSLYCGNSNDIFSNFSFYDFLFLLLSLSFIGLFLSIIFRVFVSRMGTYSSSLLYDETTLRVSRFPIRFFDTNPLGRIITRFSSDYSSITRMSGGPLTEVLSITFDLILYIILILLASFYFFPIILVSIFLNYYIYKLNKLKIRKERRNLSISRSPAIAHFAETVQGAKIIRVFGKDSIFIKKFSENIEKYLKQIKKTNLYINLFSLQMSILNISLLLMTGILGVWLVQNKFITVGSLGVGFTFILMTSTTVQVFFEWVSALEEALTGIERMDQYLKSDLEEGGVLPSEAKFLTNHKILSKKEDNDILNSNIFKLDNAEITIDNVSLRYSENLPFVLKNVSFKVKNGEKIGIIGKTGSGKSSLIQAIFHLYSLYEGRICINNYEADLGQDKKEGYKYIDLNLFRSAISFISQEPTIFSGTLRENFTTNKNMSDDEIIYVAKLVGLGKMLSNDKKSLDTFLQEKGSDLSLGEKQLICMTRCLLKNSPIILMDEATSSIDPYSEEILVSATKKFLQGKTQIIVAHRLSTIEDCDRVLWLDSGKLIMDGSAKSVLNAFKSFEGTKIH encoded by the coding sequence ATGCAAAAAAATAATTTTATAAATAATGAAATATCGTTTTCAGGTAAATATTCAAGTTCTATTTTTCAAACTATTTCTATGTCAATAAAGTTATATAGAAATAAATTTATATTTTATATTATTCTTGGTTTTTTAGGTAGAGCTTTTCTCTTAATAAATGCAAATATTATTGGAAAATGGGCAGATCATTTATGTAGAGGATCTCTTTACTGCGGAAATAGTAACGACATATTTTCTAATTTTAGTTTTTATGATTTTCTTTTTTTATTATTGTCATTGTCATTTATAGGATTGTTTTTATCTATTATATTTAGAGTGTTTGTTTCAAGAATGGGAACTTATTCTTCGTCACTTTTATATGATGAAACTACCCTACGTGTTTCAAGATTTCCCATTCGTTTTTTTGATACGAATCCTTTAGGAAGAATTATAACAAGATTTAGTTCTGATTATTCTTCTATAACAAGAATGTCAGGAGGTCCTTTAACAGAAGTTTTATCAATTACTTTTGATTTGATTTTATATATAATATTAATATTATTAGCAAGCTTTTATTTTTTTCCGATAATTTTAGTTTCTATCTTTTTAAATTATTATATATATAAATTAAATAAATTGAAAATAAGAAAAGAAAGAAGAAATTTAAGTATATCAAGAAGTCCTGCTATTGCGCATTTTGCAGAAACTGTTCAGGGCGCAAAGATAATACGAGTATTTGGAAAAGATTCAATTTTTATTAAGAAATTTAGCGAAAATATCGAAAAATATTTAAAGCAAATAAAGAAAACAAATTTATATATAAATTTATTTTCTTTACAAATGTCTATTTTAAACATTTCTTTGCTTCTTATGACTGGAATTTTAGGTGTATGGCTGGTTCAAAATAAGTTTATTACAGTTGGAAGTTTAGGCGTTGGGTTTACCTTTATATTAATGACATCAACAACTGTTCAAGTGTTTTTTGAATGGGTATCTGCATTAGAAGAAGCTCTAACTGGAATAGAAAGAATGGATCAATATTTAAAAAGTGATCTTGAAGAAGGAGGTGTTTTACCGAGTGAAGCTAAATTTTTAACTAATCATAAAATTTTATCCAAAAAAGAGGATAATGATATTCTTAATTCAAATATATTTAAATTAGATAATGCAGAGATTACAATAGATAATGTGTCATTGAGATATAGTGAAAATTTACCTTTTGTTTTAAAAAATGTTTCTTTTAAAGTAAAAAATGGAGAAAAAATTGGGATTATCGGTAAAACAGGAAGCGGAAAGTCAAGTTTAATACAAGCTATTTTTCATCTTTATTCTTTATATGAAGGACGTATTTGCATAAATAATTATGAAGCAGATTTGGGTCAAGATAAGAAAGAAGGTTATAAATATATAGATTTAAATTTATTCCGTTCTGCAATTTCATTTATATCACAAGAACCAACTATATTTTCTGGAACCTTACGAGAAAACTTTACAACCAATAAAAATATGAGTGATGATGAAATAATTTATGTTGCTAAACTTGTTGGATTAGGAAAAATGCTATCTAATGATAAAAAATCCCTAGACACGTTTTTACAGGAAAAGGGATCGGATTTGTCTTTGGGTGAAAAACAGTTAATTTGTATGACGCGCTGTTTACTAAAAAATAGTCCTATTATTTTGATGGACGAAGCCACAAGTTCTATTGATCCTTATTCAGAAGAAATATTGGTGAGCGCAACAAAAAAATTTCTTCAGGGAAAGACTCAAATAATTGTCGCTCATAGACTCTCAACAATAGAAGATTGTGATCGTGTCCTTTGGCTTGATTCTGGTAAACTTATAATGGACGGATCTGCAAAATCAGTTTTAAATGCATTTAAGAGTTTTGAAGGAACTAAGATACACTGA
- a CDS encoding S8 family peptidase, with protein MYKYILLIFILNAIFLCSCSKFNPFDDKVQTSSDGAYVIETGMTDEELLSYGQNVVYRFKSVPNMVAVKEINIGKQSHNYIYLTNIYNLPFENIKIRMNSLNNYKIQTDLSNCNSSYCEANFDKTYSEISAKNLTLNPVNVAIIDSGVIPATIQIKNNLVSSYNLTGIIDTSSWSSHATYIASIFTGITKGNSLLNVYAKNVKLNSVKINFAEDNISDDMKNYGSMQLAAALDTAVYSGAKIVNLSLSYLQEPDQNVEMAEKIVISNASKSGVIFIVAAGNDGNNFNKFPTYPAAYNLNNMITVASHAYNLSLASSSNYGDSIELSAQGSQIDLNSKNGSIDTVGGTSFSGPLVASAISIYLGLFPNTDLNTLLNHLFSSANSYYNPIYSSKNITLTKYGRLDTKAFIDLGFSNIQ; from the coding sequence ATGTATAAATATATTTTATTAATTTTTATATTAAACGCTATTTTTTTATGTTCTTGTTCAAAATTTAATCCTTTTGATGATAAAGTTCAAACATCTTCTGATGGTGCTTATGTTATTGAAACAGGAATGACAGATGAAGAGCTTCTATCATATGGTCAAAATGTAGTTTATAGATTTAAATCTGTTCCAAATATGGTCGCTGTTAAAGAAATAAATATAGGGAAACAATCTCATAATTATATTTATCTAACTAATATTTATAATTTACCATTTGAAAATATAAAAATACGGATGAATAGTTTAAATAATTACAAAATACAAACAGACTTATCAAATTGCAATAGTTCTTATTGCGAAGCAAACTTTGATAAAACGTATAGTGAAATTAGCGCTAAAAATTTAACTTTAAATCCTGTCAATGTGGCGATAATTGATTCAGGAGTTATTCCTGCAACAATTCAAATAAAAAACAATTTAGTTTCTAGTTATAATTTAACTGGAATAATTGATACAAGTAGCTGGTCATCTCATGCAACATATATTGCATCAATTTTTACTGGAATAACAAAAGGAAACTCATTATTAAATGTTTACGCGAAAAATGTTAAGCTGAATTCAGTTAAAATTAATTTTGCTGAAGATAATATAAGTGATGATATGAAAAATTATGGTTCTATGCAACTTGCTGCAGCATTAGATACAGCTGTATATAGTGGTGCTAAAATTGTTAATTTAAGTTTATCATATCTTCAAGAACCAGATCAAAATGTAGAAATGGCTGAAAAAATTGTAATATCTAATGCATCTAAAAGTGGTGTTATATTTATTGTTGCAGCTGGTAATGATGGTAATAATTTTAATAAATTTCCAACCTATCCTGCAGCCTATAATTTAAATAATATGATTACTGTTGCTTCGCATGCATATAATTTAAGTTTAGCAAGTTCTTCTAATTATGGAGATAGTATTGAGTTATCTGCTCAAGGTTCTCAAATTGATTTAAATAGTAAAAATGGTTCTATTGATACAGTTGGTGGTACAAGTTTTTCTGGGCCCTTAGTTGCTTCTGCAATTTCTATTTACTTGGGTTTATTTCCAAATACAGATTTAAATACTTTATTAAATCACTTATTTTCAAGTGCTAATTCTTACTATAATCCAATTTATTCTTCAAAAAATATTACTTTAACAAAATATGGAAGATTAGACACAAAAGCTTTTATAGACTTGGGTTTTTCAAATATTCAATAA
- a CDS encoding MFS transporter, translated as MKNNKPDIMIAFLISLAFFIELLDTTIINTSIPQMAISFNVPETAIKLAITSYLISLAIFIPISGWFADKFGSRTIFCSAIFIFTISSLFCGLSNSIYELAFYRILQGIGGALMTPVGRLIILQTFDKNDLIKIMSYISIPALFGQMIGPLLGGIITTFYSWHWIFFVNIPLGIILFSLSLKFIKNEKSIYLKKLDLKGFILIALGLSFLSFSLENLSEKIFPKLFLIILMFIGSIILIYYIFYSKKIKNPIINLKLFQTKTFKIANIQLLISISSVGGISFLIPILLQSQFKMTPLHSGIMVLPIAIGAIFIRFFVSKLVSTFGYRKILIINPLIISCCVLLLSFIKENNIYLIIIFGFLFGIFYTLQISVTSILGYLDIKAIDKSNATSIQSSSIQLSMNMAICFSALFLNFFLTLNNAKLGIINNTNEVLLSFQYCFIIMSILFLLNSFFAYFLDKKNLN; from the coding sequence ATGAAAAATAACAAACCCGACATAATGATTGCATTTTTAATCTCTCTTGCATTTTTTATTGAACTACTTGATACTACAATAATAAACACTTCCATACCACAAATGGCAATAAGTTTTAATGTTCCTGAAACTGCAATTAAGTTAGCTATTACAAGTTATTTAATTTCACTTGCGATTTTTATCCCAATTAGCGGTTGGTTTGCCGATAAATTTGGATCGAGGACTATTTTTTGTTCTGCCATTTTTATTTTTACAATAAGTTCTTTATTTTGCGGTCTTTCGAATTCTATTTACGAACTTGCTTTTTATCGAATTCTTCAAGGCATCGGCGGAGCTCTGATGACCCCAGTTGGTAGGTTAATTATTCTTCAGACGTTTGATAAGAACGATTTAATAAAAATTATGAGTTATATTTCAATTCCAGCATTATTTGGGCAAATGATAGGACCTCTTTTAGGTGGAATTATTACAACTTTCTACTCATGGCACTGGATTTTTTTTGTTAATATACCATTAGGCATTATATTATTTTCGCTTTCTTTAAAATTTATTAAAAATGAAAAGTCAATATATCTCAAAAAACTAGATTTAAAGGGTTTTATTTTAATTGCATTAGGACTTAGCTTTCTTAGTTTTAGTCTTGAAAATTTAAGTGAAAAAATATTTCCAAAATTATTTCTTATAATTTTAATGTTTATAGGATCTATTATTTTAATATATTATATTTTTTATTCTAAAAAAATTAAAAATCCAATCATAAACCTTAAATTATTTCAGACAAAAACATTTAAAATAGCTAATATTCAATTATTAATTAGTATTTCATCTGTAGGAGGTATTTCTTTTTTAATTCCGATATTGTTACAATCACAATTTAAAATGACACCACTACATTCTGGAATTATGGTTCTTCCCATTGCTATTGGAGCCATTTTTATAAGATTTTTTGTTTCAAAATTAGTCTCAACTTTTGGATACAGAAAAATATTAATAATAAATCCTTTAATTATTTCATGTTGTGTTCTTTTATTATCATTTATAAAAGAAAATAACATTTATTTAATCATTATTTTTGGATTTTTATTTGGTATTTTTTATACATTACAAATTTCAGTAACAAGTATTTTAGGTTATTTAGATATAAAAGCAATTGATAAAAGTAATGCAACAAGTATCCAAAGCTCTTCAATACAATTATCTATGAATATGGCAATTTGTTTTAGTGCTTTATTTTTAAACTTTTTTTTAACACTAAATAATGCAAAACTTGGTATAATAAATAACACGAATGAAGTACTTTTATCATTTCAATATTGCTTTATAATAATGTCTATCCTTTTTCTATTAAATTCATTTTTTGCTTATTTTCTTGATAAAAAAAATTTAAATTAA
- the tyrS gene encoding tyrosine--tRNA ligase — translation MTSNNSFITKLRKRSLIAQISHEEELEQLLQKGNQNEKGERYSVYCGFDPTAASLHVGNLAALMMLRRAQDAGLQPIVLFGGATGLIGDPTGRTEMRPMNTKEQIASYIENFKLLVNRYFRFDVPNPPIFVNNIDWIGKMSWIDFTRDVGSHFTVARLLSAEVNKTRFNEGGLTFMELGYQLLQSFDFLHLYKNYNCVMQFGGDDQWSNILSGADLIRRVNSGKAFAVTTPLLVGSDGKKFGKTAGNAVWLDPNLVSPYDFYQFFRNVHDADVLKMFQVFTLLNTNEIEDIFSNPNINQVKEKMAFEITKIVHGEEEAMKALEASKILFSGQTGDLSHAPCIFLTKVELETGIDILSLIMKCGFSQSRGEARKLVQGNGLNFNGEKLIDFNYKISEKDFNTEQNAIILRKGKKDYHLVKMK, via the coding sequence ATGACATCAAACAATTCTTTTATCACGAAACTCCGTAAACGAAGTCTAATTGCACAAATTAGCCACGAAGAAGAATTAGAACAACTGCTCCAAAAAGGAAATCAAAATGAAAAAGGAGAGAGATATTCTGTCTATTGTGGTTTTGATCCTACGGCAGCAAGTCTGCATGTTGGTAATTTAGCAGCCTTAATGATGTTAAGACGCGCTCAAGATGCAGGTTTGCAACCTATTGTTTTATTCGGTGGAGCCACAGGACTCATCGGAGATCCGACAGGAAGAACCGAAATGAGACCCATGAATACAAAAGAACAAATAGCATCATATATAGAAAACTTTAAATTACTTGTGAATCGTTATTTTCGTTTTGATGTGCCTAATCCACCAATATTTGTAAATAACATTGATTGGATTGGCAAAATGAGCTGGATAGATTTTACAAGAGATGTTGGAAGTCATTTTACTGTAGCAAGATTATTATCTGCAGAAGTAAATAAAACCCGCTTTAATGAAGGCGGACTTACATTTATGGAACTTGGTTATCAATTGCTACAGTCTTTTGATTTTCTCCACCTATATAAAAATTATAATTGCGTAATGCAATTTGGTGGAGATGATCAATGGTCAAATATCCTAAGTGGTGCTGATTTAATTCGAAGAGTAAATAGTGGAAAAGCATTTGCTGTTACAACTCCTCTTTTAGTTGGAAGTGATGGGAAAAAATTTGGAAAAACAGCTGGAAATGCAGTTTGGCTCGATCCTAATTTAGTGTCACCTTATGATTTTTACCAATTTTTTAGGAATGTTCATGATGCAGATGTCCTTAAAATGTTTCAGGTGTTTACTCTTTTAAATACAAATGAAATTGAAGATATTTTTTCAAATCCAAATATCAATCAAGTTAAAGAAAAAATGGCATTCGAAATTACAAAAATTGTTCATGGTGAAGAAGAAGCTATGAAAGCATTAGAGGCTTCTAAAATTCTTTTTTCAGGCCAAACGGGAGATCTCTCTCACGCTCCATGCATTTTCCTAACAAAAGTAGAATTAGAAACAGGAATAGATATTTTATCATTAATTATGAAATGTGGTTTTTCTCAAAGTAGAGGGGAAGCACGAAAACTTGTCCAAGGTAATGGACTTAATTTTAATGGCGAAAAACTTATAGATTTTAATTATAAAATATCTGAAAAAGATTTTAATACAGAACAAAATGCTATTATATTAAGAAAAGGAAAAAAGGATTATCATCTTGTAAAAATGAAATAA